From the genome of Chelonia mydas isolate rCheMyd1 chromosome 2, rCheMyd1.pri.v2, whole genome shotgun sequence, one region includes:
- the PSMG2 gene encoding proteasome assembly chaperone 2 isoform X2, protein MLLSMCSLCELAECTLRSTLLQRAVSYTTPGRPTLSAAPAAYQRTPCKEGRWGVGRDRRLHGRLMPFSAAARRQTNAPQRRRTPLENRGGRTAPVLPGGMFVPCGSSAAADFEGFTLLLPAVSVGNVGQLAVDLVIFTLDMPKVGYFYTDCLVPMVGNNPYATAEENSTELSINAEVYSLPSKKLVVLQIRSPFVKNKYRSFCQTLLSWVKSSRCAKVILLSSSHAYQRDDQQLHGTPLRYLLSPAIQKTAGDLMQRLNWKEMEKVAAYPGVNDAEMVLHIPGGGITTLLYSESCSNGIEMAVLLKFCSEGDNIPDALALVNYLNEWLQLIKSENSDAPAVPSQWKIPHSWRLLFGSGLPPALF, encoded by the exons atgttactgagcatgtgcagtttGTGTGAGCTTGCTGAGTGCACCCTACGTAGCACATTGCTACAGAGAGCAGTTTCCTACACTACACCTGGTCGCCCAACCCTGTCTGCGGCTCCAGCTGCGTATCAGAGGACCCCCTGCAAAGAAGGCcggtggggagtggggcgggaCAGGCGGTTACATGGGCGCCTAATGCCTTTCTCTGCCGCGGCCAGGCGTCAGACAAACGCGCCGCAGAGACGGAGGACCCCGCTGGAGAACAGAGGTGGACGCACAGCACCGGTCCTTCCCGGCGGGATGTTTGTGCCGTGCGGCAGTTCCGCTGCTGCGGACTTTGAAGGCTTcacgctcctgctg CCAGCTGTATCAGTTGGGAATGTTGGCCAGCTGGCGGTAGATCTAGTTATTTTTACCCTTGACATGCCTAAAGTTGGTTACTTCTACACTGATTGCCTGGTGCCAATGGTTGGCAATAATCCGTATGCAACAGCAGAAGAAAACTCAACAGAGTTGAGTATAAATGCTGAAG tgtattCTTTACCTTCTAAAAAGCTTGTGGTTCTCCAGATCAGATCACCATTTGTAAAG AACAAGTATAGGTCATTTTGTCAAACACTCCTTTCTTGGGTGAAAAGCAGTAGATGTGCCAAAGTCATTCTTCTGTCAAGCAGCCATGCATATCAGCGTGATGATCAGCAGCTTCATGG TACGCCACTACGATACTTACTCTCACCTGCTATTCAGAAAACAGCTGGAGATCTAATGCAGAGGCTAAACTGGAAAGAGATGGAAAAAGTGGCTGCTTACCCAGGAGTAAATGATGCAGAAATGGTACTACATATTCCTGGAGGTGGCATCACAACATTATTATACAGTGAGAG TTGTTCAAATGGAATTGAAATGGCAGTTCTGTTGAAATTCTGCTCAGAGGGGGACAACATCCCTGATGCACTGGCTCTTGTTAACTATCTTAATGAATGGCTCCAGCTAATTAAAAGTGAA AACAGTGATGCCCCAGCTGTTCCTTCACAATGGAAAATACCACATTCTTGGAGATTACTCTTTGGCAGTGGCCTTCCACCTGCACTCTTCTGA
- the PSMG2 gene encoding proteasome assembly chaperone 2 isoform X3 yields the protein MLLSMCSLCELAECTLRSTLLQRAVSYTTPGRPTLSAAPAAYQRTPCKEGRWGVGRDRRLHGRLMPFSAAARRQTNAPQRRRTPLENRGGRTAPVLPGGMFVPCGSSAAADFEGFTLLLPAVSVGNVGQLAVDLVIFTLDMPKVGYFYTDCLVPMVGNNPYATAEENSTELSINAEVYSLPSKKLVVLQIRSPFVKNKYRSFCQTLLSWVKSSRCAKVILLSSSHAYQRDDQQLHGTPLRYLLSPAIQKTAGDLMQRLNWKEMEKVAAYPGVNDAEMVLHIPGGGITTLLYSESRTVMPQLFLHNGKYHILGDYSLAVAFHLHSSD from the exons atgttactgagcatgtgcagtttGTGTGAGCTTGCTGAGTGCACCCTACGTAGCACATTGCTACAGAGAGCAGTTTCCTACACTACACCTGGTCGCCCAACCCTGTCTGCGGCTCCAGCTGCGTATCAGAGGACCCCCTGCAAAGAAGGCcggtggggagtggggcgggaCAGGCGGTTACATGGGCGCCTAATGCCTTTCTCTGCCGCGGCCAGGCGTCAGACAAACGCGCCGCAGAGACGGAGGACCCCGCTGGAGAACAGAGGTGGACGCACAGCACCGGTCCTTCCCGGCGGGATGTTTGTGCCGTGCGGCAGTTCCGCTGCTGCGGACTTTGAAGGCTTcacgctcctgctg CCAGCTGTATCAGTTGGGAATGTTGGCCAGCTGGCGGTAGATCTAGTTATTTTTACCCTTGACATGCCTAAAGTTGGTTACTTCTACACTGATTGCCTGGTGCCAATGGTTGGCAATAATCCGTATGCAACAGCAGAAGAAAACTCAACAGAGTTGAGTATAAATGCTGAAG tgtattCTTTACCTTCTAAAAAGCTTGTGGTTCTCCAGATCAGATCACCATTTGTAAAG AACAAGTATAGGTCATTTTGTCAAACACTCCTTTCTTGGGTGAAAAGCAGTAGATGTGCCAAAGTCATTCTTCTGTCAAGCAGCCATGCATATCAGCGTGATGATCAGCAGCTTCATGG TACGCCACTACGATACTTACTCTCACCTGCTATTCAGAAAACAGCTGGAGATCTAATGCAGAGGCTAAACTGGAAAGAGATGGAAAAAGTGGCTGCTTACCCAGGAGTAAATGATGCAGAAATGGTACTACATATTCCTGGAGGTGGCATCACAACATTATTATACAGTGAGAG CAGAACAGTGATGCCCCAGCTGTTCCTTCACAATGGAAAATACCACATTCTTGGAGATTACTCTTTGGCAGTGGCCTTCCACCTGCACTCTTCTGATTAG
- the PSMG2 gene encoding proteasome assembly chaperone 2 isoform X1 — translation MLLSMCSLCELAECTLRSTLLQRAVSYTTPGRPTLSAAPAAYQRTPCKEGRWGVGRDRRLHGRLMPFSAAARRQTNAPQRRRTPLENRGGRTAPVLPGGMFVPCGSSAAADFEGFTLLLPAVSVGNVGQLAVDLVIFTLDMPKVGYFYTDCLVPMVGNNPYATAEENSTELSINAEVYSLPSKKLVVLQIRSPFVKNKYRSFCQTLLSWVKSSRCAKVILLSSSHAYQRDDQQLHGTPLRYLLSPAIQKTAGDLMQRLNWKEMEKVAAYPGVNDAEMVLHIPGGGITTLLYSESCSNGIEMAVLLKFCSEGDNIPDALALVNYLNEWLQLIKSEQNSDAPAVPSQWKIPHSWRLLFGSGLPPALF, via the exons atgttactgagcatgtgcagtttGTGTGAGCTTGCTGAGTGCACCCTACGTAGCACATTGCTACAGAGAGCAGTTTCCTACACTACACCTGGTCGCCCAACCCTGTCTGCGGCTCCAGCTGCGTATCAGAGGACCCCCTGCAAAGAAGGCcggtggggagtggggcgggaCAGGCGGTTACATGGGCGCCTAATGCCTTTCTCTGCCGCGGCCAGGCGTCAGACAAACGCGCCGCAGAGACGGAGGACCCCGCTGGAGAACAGAGGTGGACGCACAGCACCGGTCCTTCCCGGCGGGATGTTTGTGCCGTGCGGCAGTTCCGCTGCTGCGGACTTTGAAGGCTTcacgctcctgctg CCAGCTGTATCAGTTGGGAATGTTGGCCAGCTGGCGGTAGATCTAGTTATTTTTACCCTTGACATGCCTAAAGTTGGTTACTTCTACACTGATTGCCTGGTGCCAATGGTTGGCAATAATCCGTATGCAACAGCAGAAGAAAACTCAACAGAGTTGAGTATAAATGCTGAAG tgtattCTTTACCTTCTAAAAAGCTTGTGGTTCTCCAGATCAGATCACCATTTGTAAAG AACAAGTATAGGTCATTTTGTCAAACACTCCTTTCTTGGGTGAAAAGCAGTAGATGTGCCAAAGTCATTCTTCTGTCAAGCAGCCATGCATATCAGCGTGATGATCAGCAGCTTCATGG TACGCCACTACGATACTTACTCTCACCTGCTATTCAGAAAACAGCTGGAGATCTAATGCAGAGGCTAAACTGGAAAGAGATGGAAAAAGTGGCTGCTTACCCAGGAGTAAATGATGCAGAAATGGTACTACATATTCCTGGAGGTGGCATCACAACATTATTATACAGTGAGAG TTGTTCAAATGGAATTGAAATGGCAGTTCTGTTGAAATTCTGCTCAGAGGGGGACAACATCCCTGATGCACTGGCTCTTGTTAACTATCTTAATGAATGGCTCCAGCTAATTAAAAGTGAA CAGAACAGTGATGCCCCAGCTGTTCCTTCACAATGGAAAATACCACATTCTTGGAGATTACTCTTTGGCAGTGGCCTTCCACCTGCACTCTTCTGA
- the PSMG2 gene encoding proteasome assembly chaperone 2 isoform X4: protein MFVPCGSSAAADFEGFTLLLPAVSVGNVGQLAVDLVIFTLDMPKVGYFYTDCLVPMVGNNPYATAEENSTELSINAEVYSLPSKKLVVLQIRSPFVKNKYRSFCQTLLSWVKSSRCAKVILLSSSHAYQRDDQQLHGTPLRYLLSPAIQKTAGDLMQRLNWKEMEKVAAYPGVNDAEMVLHIPGGGITTLLYSESCSNGIEMAVLLKFCSEGDNIPDALALVNYLNEWLQLIKSEQNSDAPAVPSQWKIPHSWRLLFGSGLPPALF, encoded by the exons ATGTTTGTGCCGTGCGGCAGTTCCGCTGCTGCGGACTTTGAAGGCTTcacgctcctgctg CCAGCTGTATCAGTTGGGAATGTTGGCCAGCTGGCGGTAGATCTAGTTATTTTTACCCTTGACATGCCTAAAGTTGGTTACTTCTACACTGATTGCCTGGTGCCAATGGTTGGCAATAATCCGTATGCAACAGCAGAAGAAAACTCAACAGAGTTGAGTATAAATGCTGAAG tgtattCTTTACCTTCTAAAAAGCTTGTGGTTCTCCAGATCAGATCACCATTTGTAAAG AACAAGTATAGGTCATTTTGTCAAACACTCCTTTCTTGGGTGAAAAGCAGTAGATGTGCCAAAGTCATTCTTCTGTCAAGCAGCCATGCATATCAGCGTGATGATCAGCAGCTTCATGG TACGCCACTACGATACTTACTCTCACCTGCTATTCAGAAAACAGCTGGAGATCTAATGCAGAGGCTAAACTGGAAAGAGATGGAAAAAGTGGCTGCTTACCCAGGAGTAAATGATGCAGAAATGGTACTACATATTCCTGGAGGTGGCATCACAACATTATTATACAGTGAGAG TTGTTCAAATGGAATTGAAATGGCAGTTCTGTTGAAATTCTGCTCAGAGGGGGACAACATCCCTGATGCACTGGCTCTTGTTAACTATCTTAATGAATGGCTCCAGCTAATTAAAAGTGAA CAGAACAGTGATGCCCCAGCTGTTCCTTCACAATGGAAAATACCACATTCTTGGAGATTACTCTTTGGCAGTGGCCTTCCACCTGCACTCTTCTGA